In Streptomyces sp. NBC_01439, the following are encoded in one genomic region:
- a CDS encoding O-antigen ligase family protein — translation MSIGEILAVLRRRWYVMVPLTLISLLAGAHLYRSVPVAYQSQSSVALLDSTAVAELAPAFGNPIANAGGSLVVTADVLIRTLSGTDAARDLQGIGVTDPYTVGFAANTSGPMLTLTVTGTDRANVLEETNKLTAFAGETLNALQAAAKVKPAYMVQTAPVVLPQTPVPQMKSRYQQVLGVVILGTTSAFTFSFLTDSLLAALRRRRAAGAAPARGRGRRKPWGRQLDATALLSCYLALAFFIPSNLTLPGMGGVGTPANVFALLCLFWYLAAWITGRIRPAPGTRLPRVVMCLLAFSVLGSYLANAMRGSSHKEVLAADRGLIGLLVWVSLVVLVSAGIQDRERLDVLLRRAVVMGAVVAAIGFYDFFTATNVADSISIPGLQSSVAQITTLDRGSFTRPRSTTAQPLEFGGMLAIMLPFAVQQAFDPVRRHLRAWRRWAPVVLMGGALPLTVSRTSIIGALIVILVMVLRWKPERRWAAIGLLMGSVACFKVIIPGLIGTITALFASFVSNSDSSTQARTVKYSAIVPYLTERPLFGRGFGTFLPELFFFTDNQYMLTLAEMGLVGLIALLVLLFTGIHQGGAIRRLARTESDRELGQAFFASALVSLVIAATFDALSFPMFAGVFFLTIAAGGSYLGFIRRAAPEPATVESPCSSASQPPADRSQVPAR, via the coding sequence ATGAGCATTGGTGAGATCCTCGCGGTGCTCCGGCGCCGCTGGTACGTGATGGTGCCCCTCACGCTCATCAGCCTCCTCGCGGGGGCCCACCTGTACCGTTCGGTGCCGGTGGCCTACCAGTCGCAGAGCTCGGTGGCGCTGCTCGATTCGACGGCGGTGGCCGAACTGGCCCCCGCGTTCGGCAATCCGATCGCGAACGCCGGTGGTTCGCTGGTGGTCACCGCGGACGTGCTGATCAGGACGCTGTCGGGGACGGACGCGGCGCGGGACCTGCAGGGCATCGGGGTGACCGATCCCTACACGGTCGGGTTCGCCGCGAACACCTCGGGGCCGATGCTCACGCTGACCGTCACGGGTACCGACCGGGCGAACGTGCTGGAGGAGACCAACAAGCTGACGGCCTTCGCCGGGGAGACGCTCAACGCGCTCCAGGCGGCGGCCAAGGTGAAGCCCGCGTACATGGTGCAGACGGCGCCCGTGGTGCTCCCGCAGACCCCGGTGCCGCAGATGAAGAGCCGCTACCAGCAGGTGCTGGGCGTCGTCATCCTGGGCACCACGTCCGCCTTCACCTTCTCCTTCCTGACCGACAGCCTGCTGGCGGCGCTGCGGCGCAGGCGCGCGGCCGGGGCCGCTCCGGCCCGGGGCCGCGGGCGCCGCAAGCCGTGGGGCCGGCAGCTGGACGCGACGGCCCTGCTGAGCTGCTACCTGGCGCTGGCCTTCTTCATCCCCTCGAACCTGACCCTGCCGGGCATGGGCGGAGTGGGCACCCCGGCCAACGTGTTCGCACTGCTGTGCCTGTTCTGGTACCTGGCGGCCTGGATCACCGGCCGGATCCGGCCCGCCCCGGGCACCCGGCTGCCGCGGGTGGTGATGTGCCTGCTGGCCTTCTCGGTGCTGGGCTCGTACCTCGCGAACGCGATGCGCGGCAGCTCGCACAAGGAGGTCCTGGCGGCGGACCGCGGGCTGATCGGGCTGCTGGTCTGGGTGTCCCTGGTGGTGCTGGTCTCCGCGGGGATCCAGGACCGGGAGCGCCTGGACGTGCTGCTGCGCCGGGCCGTGGTGATGGGAGCGGTGGTGGCCGCCATCGGCTTCTACGACTTCTTCACCGCGACGAACGTCGCCGACAGCATCAGCATCCCGGGACTGCAGTCCAGCGTCGCCCAGATCACCACCCTGGACCGGGGTTCCTTCACACGGCCGCGGTCCACGACGGCGCAGCCCCTGGAGTTCGGCGGGATGCTCGCCATCATGCTGCCCTTCGCGGTGCAGCAGGCCTTCGACCCGGTACGCCGGCACCTGCGCGCCTGGCGGCGCTGGGCGCCGGTGGTGCTGATGGGCGGCGCCCTGCCGCTGACGGTGTCGCGGACCTCCATCATCGGGGCGCTCATCGTGATCCTCGTGATGGTGCTGCGCTGGAAGCCGGAGCGGCGGTGGGCCGCGATCGGTCTGCTGATGGGCTCGGTCGCCTGCTTCAAGGTGATCATCCCTGGGCTGATCGGCACCATCACGGCGCTCTTCGCCTCGTTCGTGTCGAACTCCGACAGCAGCACCCAGGCCCGTACCGTCAAGTACAGCGCGATCGTCCCCTACCTGACGGAACGGCCGCTGTTCGGAAGGGGTTTCGGCACCTTCCTGCCCGAACTGTTCTTCTTCACCGACAACCAGTACATGCTCACCCTGGCGGAGATGGGCCTCGTGGGGCTGATCGCGCTCCTGGTCCTGCTGTTCACCGGCATCCACCAGGGCGGTGCCATCCGCCGGCTGGCCCGCACCGAGTCCGACCGGGAGCTGGGGCAGGCGTTCTTCGCTTCCGCCCTGGTCTCCCTCGTGATCGCCGCCACCTTCGACGCCCTCAGCTTCCCGATGTTCGCCGGGGTGTTCTTCCTGACGATCGCCGCCGGAGGCAGCTACCTCGGGTTCATCCGGCGCGCTGCGCCGGAGCCCGCAACCGTGGAGTCCCCATGCAGTTCAGCCAGCCAGCCTCCCGCCGACCGGAGCCAGGTGCCGGCCCGGTAG
- a CDS encoding oligosaccharide flippase family protein translates to MTGPATDTESTTPAAAPSLGRKVGSAAKWSLINTVVMRLGNFATGIVLARFFLGPEAWGVYGIAQTVLLVLLSANELGVSLAIVRWEGDPRRFAPTVLTLSAASSCLLYAVLFAVAPAVAGVLGSPEASGVLRVMCLCVVLDGLSQVPAGFLTREFAQGRRMAVDGLNFVLSTAVTLLLAVDGWGAMSFAWGSVVGNVAALIGCCLAAPGTLKFGWDREQARALLRFGLPLAGASMLALGVVNVDTMVVGSALDPLALGFYVLAFNISGWPVRIISEAARRVSFAGFSRLADSPQALAAGFARALGVVMAGTVPICVLLAALAAPVVELVYGERWLPAASALPWLMALGMVRIGCELAYDCLVAIGRRSSLIGVQALWLVILIPALVIGARTGGIVGVAQGHVLVAGVVVVPVFLLALHRGGIHVGTVARACAWPLLGGAVMAAVLLLLERYLGDGVLALLATGAAGALCYVLCVLPGRALLKG, encoded by the coding sequence GTGACCGGCCCCGCGACGGACACCGAGAGCACCACCCCGGCGGCGGCGCCCTCGCTGGGGCGCAAGGTCGGCTCCGCCGCCAAGTGGAGCCTGATCAACACCGTGGTCATGCGCCTCGGCAACTTCGCCACCGGCATCGTCCTGGCCCGCTTCTTCCTCGGACCCGAGGCCTGGGGCGTGTACGGGATCGCCCAAACGGTCCTGCTGGTCCTCCTCTCCGCCAACGAACTCGGCGTCTCGCTGGCGATCGTGCGCTGGGAGGGCGACCCCCGCCGCTTCGCCCCGACCGTCCTCACCCTCAGCGCCGCCTCCAGCTGCCTGCTGTACGCCGTGCTGTTCGCGGTCGCCCCCGCGGTGGCCGGGGTGCTCGGCTCGCCCGAGGCCTCCGGCGTCCTACGGGTCATGTGCCTGTGCGTGGTCCTCGACGGACTCTCCCAGGTCCCCGCCGGCTTCCTCACCAGGGAGTTCGCGCAGGGCCGGCGGATGGCCGTCGACGGTCTCAACTTCGTCCTCAGCACCGCGGTGACCCTGTTGCTCGCCGTCGACGGCTGGGGCGCCATGAGCTTCGCCTGGGGATCCGTGGTGGGCAACGTGGCCGCACTCATCGGCTGCTGCCTCGCCGCGCCCGGCACCCTGAAGTTCGGCTGGGACCGGGAACAGGCCCGGGCCCTGCTCCGGTTCGGACTGCCGCTCGCCGGGGCCAGCATGCTCGCCCTCGGCGTGGTCAACGTCGACACCATGGTCGTGGGCTCGGCGCTGGACCCGCTCGCCCTGGGCTTCTACGTGCTCGCCTTCAACATCTCCGGCTGGCCCGTGCGCATCATCTCGGAAGCGGCCCGCCGCGTCTCCTTCGCGGGCTTCTCCCGGCTGGCCGACTCGCCGCAGGCACTGGCCGCCGGATTCGCCCGCGCCCTCGGCGTCGTGATGGCCGGCACCGTCCCGATCTGCGTCCTGCTCGCCGCGCTCGCCGCCCCCGTCGTGGAGCTCGTCTACGGCGAACGCTGGCTGCCGGCAGCCAGCGCCCTGCCCTGGCTGATGGCGCTCGGCATGGTTCGCATCGGCTGCGAACTCGCCTACGACTGCCTGGTCGCCATCGGCCGGCGCAGCTCGCTCATCGGCGTCCAGGCACTCTGGCTGGTCATCCTGATCCCGGCCCTCGTGATCGGCGCCCGCACCGGCGGGATCGTCGGAGTGGCCCAGGGCCACGTCCTGGTCGCCGGGGTCGTCGTGGTCCCGGTGTTCCTCCTCGCCCTGCACCGCGGGGGCATCCACGTGGGCACCGTCGCCCGGGCCTGCGCCTGGCCGCTGCTCGGCGGCGCGGTGATGGCCGCCGTGCTCCTCCTCCTGGAGCGGTACCTGGGCGACGGCGTGCTCGCGCTCCTGGCGACCGGAGCCGCCGGCGCCCTGTGCTACGTCCTGTGCGTCCTGCCGGGCCGCGCCTTACTCAAAGGGTAG
- the wecB gene encoding non-hydrolyzing UDP-N-acetylglucosamine 2-epimerase: MTRIVCVAGARPNYMKIKPVMDALERRGAEVILVHTGQHYDESMNDVFFRDLGIRPPDRYLGAGSGSHAQQTGRVMAAFEPLIDELAPDAVVVVGDINSTLACALVTAKAGPLLAHVEAGLRSRDWSMPEEVNRVATDRLSDYLLAPSPDAAVNLRAEGYREDQIHVVGNVMIDTLLANLERARQSDVLDRYGLTRGGYGLVTLHRPANVDDPGALRGLLKALGEIADRCPLLLPVHPRAAERLAELGVPGGIRLVPPAGYLDFIALQDSARLVLTDSGGIQEETTALGVPCVTLRENTERPITVEEGTNVLAGTDPERITATVGRVLDDPPAPRCPELWDGRASERIAAVLLDGPPAHTRPRPTDLVSGGAATDPQHVL, encoded by the coding sequence GTGACCAGGATCGTCTGCGTGGCCGGTGCCCGGCCCAACTACATGAAGATCAAACCGGTGATGGACGCACTGGAGCGCCGCGGCGCCGAGGTGATCCTCGTCCACACCGGGCAGCACTACGACGAGTCGATGAACGACGTGTTCTTCCGCGACCTCGGCATCCGCCCGCCCGACCGCTACCTGGGCGCCGGATCCGGCAGCCACGCCCAGCAGACCGGGCGGGTGATGGCCGCCTTCGAGCCGCTGATCGACGAACTCGCCCCGGACGCCGTCGTGGTGGTCGGGGACATCAACTCCACCCTCGCCTGCGCCCTCGTCACCGCGAAGGCCGGCCCCCTGCTGGCCCACGTGGAGGCCGGGCTGCGCAGCCGTGACTGGAGCATGCCCGAGGAGGTCAACCGGGTCGCCACCGACCGGCTCAGCGACTACCTGCTGGCTCCCTCGCCCGACGCCGCCGTGAACCTGCGGGCGGAGGGCTACCGGGAGGACCAGATCCACGTCGTCGGCAACGTCATGATCGACACCCTCCTCGCCAACCTGGAGCGGGCCCGCCAGTCGGACGTCCTGGACCGGTACGGACTCACCCGCGGCGGATACGGCCTGGTCACCCTGCACCGGCCGGCCAACGTGGACGACCCCGGGGCGCTGCGCGGCCTGCTGAAGGCCCTGGGCGAGATCGCCGACCGCTGTCCGCTGCTGCTGCCCGTGCACCCGCGGGCCGCCGAGCGGTTGGCCGAACTGGGCGTGCCCGGCGGCATCCGACTGGTCCCGCCCGCCGGATACCTCGACTTCATCGCCCTGCAGGACTCCGCCCGCCTGGTGCTCACCGACTCCGGGGGCATCCAGGAGGAGACCACCGCCCTGGGGGTGCCCTGCGTGACCCTGCGGGAGAACACCGAACGCCCCATCACCGTCGAGGAGGGCACCAACGTACTGGCGGGCACGGACCCGGAGCGCATCACGGCCACCGTGGGCCGGGTCCTCGACGATCCGCCCGCACCGCGCTGCCCCGAACTCTGGGACGGCCGGGCGAGCGAGCGCATCGCCGCGGTCCTGCTTGACGGACCGCCCGCGCACACCCGGCCGCGCCCCACCGACCTCGTGTCGGGCGGGGCGGCCACCGATCCGCAGCACGTGCTGTAA
- a CDS encoding Wzz/FepE/Etk N-terminal domain-containing protein, with protein MSPGELVRALRRRWYVLIVAAVLAAAGAVHVLRPTQTYLSTAIVVLKPPVTDTQPNQLANLQPPLAAVSYAAVQQLDSPEGAEELRAAGVRGTYRLIPRNSGTSVTPRYLIPSLQIQAEQAEAAAADAAVRKIIEIYTKHLTDLQTQQGVPDSARMSVTLLVPPTAAVQTGNKSRGLAGAALLGGVGGVVGALWTDRLLTRRSRRRQRHEAAADAGPVVRAEEPERAALAGATR; from the coding sequence GTGTCGCCTGGTGAGTTGGTCCGTGCGCTGCGTCGGCGCTGGTACGTCCTGATCGTGGCGGCGGTGCTCGCAGCCGCCGGGGCCGTCCACGTGCTGCGCCCCACCCAGACGTACCTGAGCACGGCGATCGTCGTGCTCAAGCCCCCGGTGACGGACACCCAGCCCAACCAACTGGCCAATCTGCAACCGCCGCTCGCCGCCGTCTCCTACGCCGCGGTACAGCAGCTGGACTCGCCCGAAGGGGCCGAGGAGCTGCGCGCCGCGGGGGTGCGCGGCACGTACCGGTTGATCCCGCGGAACAGCGGGACCAGCGTCACCCCGCGCTATCTGATCCCCTCGCTCCAGATCCAGGCCGAGCAGGCCGAGGCGGCCGCCGCCGACGCGGCGGTCCGGAAGATCATCGAGATCTACACGAAACACCTGACCGACCTGCAGACGCAGCAGGGGGTCCCGGACTCCGCGCGGATGAGCGTGACGCTGCTGGTGCCGCCCACCGCGGCGGTGCAGACCGGCAACAAGAGCCGGGGCCTCGCCGGGGCGGCCCTGCTGGGCGGGGTCGGCGGTGTGGTCGGGGCCCTGTGGACCGACCGGCTCCTGACGCGCCGGAGCCGGCGCCGGCAGCGGCACGAGGCCGCCGCCGACGCCGGTCCGGTGGTCCGGGCCGAGGAGCCCGAGCGGGCCGCCCTCGCCGGGGCGACCCGCTGA
- a CDS encoding glycosyltransferase family 2 protein produces MMRRIARAPWELLKGTFGWLVLFEARNKVLLAPSALRLRRFEDAETHRLAADLGEPPAALVATVIPTHRRPEALHAAVRSALGQTVTDQVVIVVDDGAGLPELPSDPRLFAVSLARNTATAGVVRNVGIRLTRSRYVAFLDDDNLWEPDHLEQALATLEAPDGPDGVYTALRRVLPDGTDRDVLSVPFDRRRAAHEAFLDTNAFVARRTRSLHFSRLRRTPEVLPREDWELIRRYARRHKVRHLPRATVRYLVNPDSFWTSWDGAAPAP; encoded by the coding sequence ATGATGCGCCGGATCGCACGCGCCCCCTGGGAACTGCTCAAAGGGACCTTCGGCTGGCTGGTGCTCTTCGAAGCCAGGAACAAGGTCCTGCTGGCTCCTTCCGCCCTGCGGCTGCGCCGTTTCGAGGACGCCGAGACCCACCGCCTGGCCGCCGACCTGGGCGAGCCCCCGGCCGCCCTGGTCGCCACCGTCATCCCCACCCACCGGCGCCCCGAGGCGCTGCACGCGGCGGTCCGTTCCGCGCTCGGCCAGACGGTCACCGACCAGGTGGTCATCGTCGTCGACGACGGCGCGGGCCTACCCGAACTACCCTCCGACCCAAGGCTGTTCGCGGTCTCCCTGGCCCGCAACACGGCCACCGCCGGAGTCGTGCGCAACGTGGGGATCCGGCTGACCAGGTCGCGCTACGTGGCCTTCCTCGACGACGACAACCTCTGGGAGCCCGACCACCTGGAGCAGGCACTGGCCACGCTGGAGGCGCCCGACGGACCCGACGGCGTCTACACCGCACTGCGCAGGGTGCTGCCCGACGGCACCGACCGGGACGTCCTCTCGGTGCCCTTCGACCGCCGCCGCGCCGCCCACGAGGCCTTCCTGGACACCAACGCCTTCGTGGCGCGGCGCACCCGGTCCCTGCACTTCAGCCGGCTGCGCCGCACCCCCGAGGTACTGCCCCGCGAGGACTGGGAGCTGATCCGCCGCTACGCCCGCCGCCACAAGGTGCGCCACCTGCCCCGGGCGACGGTCCGCTACCTGGTCAACCCGGACAGCTTCTGGACCAGTTGGGACGGAGCCGCCCCGGCCCCCTAG
- a CDS encoding amidohydrolase family protein produces MRTRIHGVRVFDGERGTGVQDVFLEDDLVAAVCAPGTAGAADVEVDGRGRTLLPGLIDAHTHVFDGSLAEALRHGVTTEIDMFCLPRPLARHRRLAAERDDVADLRSAGLLATAPGGHPTQLLAALTGTLLAPEDVTGLDFVTDPERAPDFVKARLAEGSDFLKLVIDDGTMHGTGLPVMTPAVAGALTAAAHAAGLPVVAHAVTAADVVTALDAGVDGLAHVWADLDPQDPASGRLARRVRDQGVFVVSTLAYFEAVDAQGSGAPACVPPGRYPAAVGALRALRGAGVPLLAGTDATPFTPAHGSGLHRELELLTRDGGLRPAEALTAATALPARHSGLTDRGRIAPGLRADLLLVEGDPTREVSALGAIVDVWRRGRRQAR; encoded by the coding sequence ATGCGTACACGGATCCACGGCGTCCGCGTCTTCGACGGTGAACGCGGTACCGGTGTCCAGGACGTGTTCCTGGAGGACGACCTCGTCGCGGCGGTCTGCGCCCCCGGGACGGCCGGGGCCGCCGACGTCGAGGTCGACGGCCGGGGGCGGACCCTGCTGCCGGGGCTGATCGACGCGCACACCCACGTCTTCGACGGCAGTCTCGCCGAGGCCCTGCGCCACGGGGTCACGACCGAAATCGACATGTTCTGCCTGCCGCGCCCGCTCGCCCGGCACCGGCGACTCGCGGCCGAGCGGGACGACGTGGCCGATCTGCGCAGCGCGGGCTTGCTGGCGACCGCACCCGGCGGACACCCGACCCAGCTGCTCGCCGCGCTGACCGGCACCCTGCTCGCCCCGGAGGACGTGACGGGGCTCGACTTCGTGACCGATCCGGAGCGGGCCCCGGACTTCGTGAAGGCGCGGCTCGCCGAGGGCAGCGACTTCCTCAAGCTCGTCATCGACGACGGGACGATGCACGGTACCGGCCTCCCCGTCATGACCCCGGCGGTCGCGGGGGCCCTGACCGCGGCCGCCCACGCGGCCGGGCTCCCGGTCGTCGCGCACGCGGTCACCGCCGCCGACGTGGTCACCGCGCTCGACGCGGGGGTGGACGGGCTCGCCCACGTGTGGGCCGACCTCGACCCGCAGGACCCGGCTTCCGGACGCCTTGCCCGGCGCGTCCGCGACCAGGGTGTGTTCGTCGTGTCCACGCTCGCGTACTTCGAGGCGGTCGATGCCCAGGGCTCCGGCGCGCCGGCCTGCGTGCCACCCGGCCGCTACCCGGCCGCCGTCGGCGCGCTCCGCGCGCTGCGCGGGGCGGGCGTCCCGCTCCTCGCCGGCACCGACGCCACCCCCTTCACGCCCGCCCACGGCTCGGGGCTCCACCGCGAACTGGAGTTGCTCACGCGGGACGGCGGCCTGCGCCCGGCGGAGGCGCTGACCGCGGCGACCGCCCTGCCGGCCCGGCACTCCGGCCTGACCGACCGGGGCCGGATCGCCCCGGGCCTGCGCGCGGACCTGCTGCTCGTGGAGGGCGACCCGACCCGGGAGGTCTCGGCCCTCGGCGCGATCGTCGACGTCTGGCGCCGCGGACGGCGGCAGGCCCGCTGA
- a CDS encoding glycosyltransferase family 2 protein, whose amino-acid sequence MQFSQPASRRPEPGAGPVAVLVVTWNSAGVLPEFLASLPEGMAGLDWRLVVADNDSADGTVELIRSLAPDATVVQTGRNAGYAAGVNAALAAAAAWEGGFRAALVCNPDVRMRRGCAKVLVDALGTGAPGGGRVGISVPLLYEEDGRTLLLSLRRESRVTRALGEAVLGNRRAGRFPRWSEMVTDPAAYERATVADWATGALMALSGECLRACGDWDESFFLYSEETEYCLRAGDLGFVTRLEPAATATHLGGDSQVSPRLWTLLTLNRVRLYGRRNGAVATAAFRAAVLLRETSRAVLGRPASLAAAKALASPSALRATPGP is encoded by the coding sequence ATGCAGTTCAGCCAGCCAGCCTCCCGCCGACCGGAGCCAGGTGCCGGCCCGGTAGCGGTCCTCGTCGTCACCTGGAACAGCGCCGGGGTGCTCCCGGAGTTCCTCGCCTCGCTGCCCGAGGGCATGGCCGGGCTCGACTGGCGCCTGGTCGTCGCCGACAACGACTCGGCCGACGGCACGGTGGAGCTGATCCGTTCCCTCGCGCCGGACGCAACGGTCGTCCAGACCGGTCGCAACGCCGGCTACGCGGCCGGGGTGAACGCCGCCCTGGCGGCCGCGGCCGCCTGGGAGGGCGGCTTCCGGGCGGCCCTGGTCTGCAATCCGGACGTCCGGATGAGGCGGGGCTGCGCCAAGGTCCTGGTGGACGCGCTGGGCACCGGGGCCCCCGGTGGCGGCCGGGTCGGGATCAGCGTCCCGCTGCTGTACGAGGAGGACGGCCGTACGTTGCTGCTCTCGCTGCGCCGGGAGTCGCGGGTGACCCGGGCTCTCGGCGAGGCGGTGCTGGGCAACCGGCGGGCCGGGCGGTTCCCGCGCTGGAGCGAGATGGTCACCGATCCGGCCGCGTACGAGCGGGCGACGGTCGCGGACTGGGCGACGGGCGCGCTGATGGCCCTGTCCGGGGAGTGCCTTCGGGCGTGCGGGGACTGGGACGAGTCCTTCTTCCTGTACTCGGAGGAGACCGAGTACTGCCTGCGGGCCGGCGACCTCGGCTTCGTCACCCGGTTGGAGCCCGCGGCCACGGCCACCCATCTGGGCGGGGACTCGCAGGTGTCGCCCCGGCTGTGGACCCTGCTGACGCTCAACCGGGTCCGGCTCTACGGGCGCCGGAACGGGGCGGTGGCGACCGCCGCGTTCCGGGCGGCCGTGCTGCTGCGGGAGACCTCCCGCGCGGTGCTCGGCCGGCCCGCGAGCCTGGCGGCCGCGAAGGCCCTGGCCAGCCCGTCCGCGCTACGGGCCACGCCAGGGCCGTGA
- a CDS encoding chain length determinant protein, producing the protein MDLAEIWRVMRRRWYVLLPGLLITAALTAAVYLLVPVEYRSQSTVTLLNSKKATVAFDGNPFLSTQASLTGMADGLARNLNSDDAKADLKSLGVTGVHEAKIADNALGPYMWLSVVGTDRAAVLKSDEILTKYAEKRLLEFQTQQSVTPDAMIRMATIVPPQKPEAQTKARLQFLVMAGALGFVLSLVATFFVEARKRRAATSGKHRPAPGEGGSPAESDAADPTATLRMTVAHPAGSAAGSRTAGSP; encoded by the coding sequence ATGGATCTCGCGGAGATCTGGCGGGTCATGCGCAGACGCTGGTACGTGCTGCTGCCCGGACTGCTGATCACGGCGGCGCTCACCGCCGCCGTGTACCTGCTGGTCCCGGTGGAGTACCGGTCGCAGAGCACGGTGACCCTGCTGAACTCGAAGAAGGCCACGGTGGCCTTCGACGGCAACCCCTTCCTGAGCACCCAGGCCTCGCTCACCGGCATGGCCGACGGCCTGGCCCGCAACCTCAACTCCGACGACGCCAAGGCCGACCTCAAGTCCCTCGGCGTCACCGGAGTGCACGAGGCGAAGATCGCCGACAACGCGCTCGGCCCCTACATGTGGCTGAGCGTCGTCGGAACCGACCGGGCCGCCGTGCTGAAGTCGGACGAGATCCTCACCAAGTACGCCGAGAAGCGGCTGCTGGAGTTCCAGACCCAGCAGTCGGTGACCCCCGACGCCATGATCCGGATGGCCACGATCGTGCCCCCCCAGAAGCCGGAGGCACAGACCAAGGCCAGGCTCCAGTTCCTGGTCATGGCGGGCGCGCTGGGCTTCGTACTCAGTCTGGTGGCCACCTTCTTCGTGGAGGCGCGAAAGCGCCGGGCGGCGACGTCCGGCAAGCACCGCCCCGCCCCGGGCGAGGGCGGGTCACCGGCCGAATCCGACGCCGCTGACCCTACGGCCACCCTGCGCATGACCGTCGCCCACCCGGCCGGCTCCGCCGCCGGCTCCCGTACGGCCGGATCGCCGTGA
- a CDS encoding sigma-70 family RNA polymerase sigma factor — translation MTAVPPHHPTDSVTDRFLGHRELLFSVVYNMLGSVTDTEDALQDVWLAWSARHRKPDAEPVENARAYLVRIAVNQALARRAEMSRRQETYVGTWLPEPLTAADDHGAEGVERAEALSMALLVVLETLSPLERAVFVLHEAFGFAHPEIARILDRSPTAVRQLATRARRHVHARRPRHRPEADLHARVTERFAVAALGGDLRTLLELLAPEVTLWTDGGGKGPAVSLHPVHGRAAVAAVFMAVARALPAAGVDLRYRRVAGDPGALVFADGSPLAVVVVELTPEGDRISDVFSVTNPDKLTGIRPPAP, via the coding sequence ATGACCGCCGTGCCACCGCACCACCCGACCGACTCCGTCACCGACCGCTTCCTCGGCCACCGCGAACTGCTCTTCTCGGTGGTCTACAACATGCTGGGCAGCGTTACCGACACCGAGGACGCGCTCCAGGACGTCTGGCTGGCCTGGTCCGCCCGGCACCGCAAGCCCGACGCGGAGCCCGTCGAGAACGCCCGTGCGTACCTCGTACGGATCGCCGTGAACCAGGCGCTCGCCCGGCGGGCCGAAATGAGCCGCCGTCAAGAGACGTACGTGGGCACGTGGCTGCCGGAGCCGCTGACGGCCGCCGACGACCACGGCGCGGAAGGGGTCGAGCGGGCGGAGGCGCTGTCGATGGCGCTGCTCGTCGTCCTGGAGACGCTGTCCCCGCTGGAGCGCGCCGTGTTCGTCCTGCACGAGGCCTTCGGCTTCGCGCACCCGGAGATCGCGCGGATCCTGGACCGCTCGCCGACGGCCGTCCGCCAACTCGCCACCCGGGCCCGCCGTCACGTCCACGCCCGCCGGCCCCGGCACCGGCCCGAAGCGGACCTGCACGCCCGGGTCACCGAGCGCTTCGCCGTGGCCGCGCTCGGCGGGGACCTGCGCACGCTCCTCGAACTCCTCGCACCCGAGGTGACGCTCTGGACCGACGGCGGGGGCAAGGGCCCCGCGGTCAGTCTCCACCCCGTCCACGGCCGCGCCGCCGTCGCCGCCGTGTTCATGGCCGTGGCCCGCGCCCTACCGGCGGCGGGCGTCGACCTCCGCTACCGCCGGGTGGCCGGCGACCCCGGCGCGCTCGTCTTCGCGGACGGCAGTCCGCTCGCCGTCGTCGTGGTGGAGCTGACCCCCGAAGGGGACCGGATCTCCGATGTCTTCTCGGTTACGAACCCCGACAAGCTCACCGGAATCCGGCCACCAGCCCCCTGA
- a CDS encoding cupin domain-containing protein produces the protein MSRERFVLLSAGEARTGRIPLPPAFSVKATTGDTEGRFSLLEVVLAREIPPHTHHVADESVYVLEGELLVDTGGRCHTLTAGQFVLLPRGVPHALRPGPGGPPRVLQISSPGGWECFVEDVIEAGPQLTVDGRMDPARLNRIARRHGITYEEPTG, from the coding sequence GTGTCCCGTGAACGCTTCGTCCTCCTCTCTGCGGGAGAGGCCCGTACGGGCCGGATCCCGCTGCCGCCCGCCTTCTCGGTGAAGGCGACCACGGGGGACACCGAAGGACGCTTCTCCCTGCTCGAAGTGGTGCTGGCGCGGGAGATCCCGCCCCACACCCACCACGTGGCGGACGAGAGCGTGTACGTGCTCGAAGGCGAGCTCCTCGTCGACACCGGGGGCCGCTGCCACACCCTGACCGCCGGACAGTTCGTCCTGCTCCCCCGCGGTGTGCCGCACGCGCTGCGTCCCGGTCCGGGCGGGCCGCCGCGGGTGCTGCAGATCTCCTCGCCGGGCGGCTGGGAGTGCTTCGTCGAGGACGTGATCGAAGCCGGTCCGCAGCTCACGGTCGACGGCCGGATGGATCCGGCCCGGCTGAACCGGATCGCCCGGCGGCACGGCATCACGTACGAGGAGCCGACCGGCTAG